CGCGTTCATGGCGCCGGTGGGATGCCCGGCCGACCTCGACGAGGACGGCACGCTGACCATCTTCGACTTCCTGGCGTTCCAGACGTTCTTCGACGCGGGAGACCTGAAGGCCGACTTCAACGACGATGGCGTGCTGGACATCTTCGACTTCCTGGTGTTCCAGAACGCCTTCGATGCCGGCTGCGACTGATGCCTGATATCGCTTAGCCGCCGCGGTTGCTTGGCCCGGCGGCTTCGCCCGCGCCGAGTTCCAGGGCGCGGTCGAGCAATTCCTGCTCGGCCTTGCGGTATCGCGTGAAGCTGCTCATCAACTGCTCGTGGAGTTCCTCGATCGCCCGCTGGCGGCCGGGAAGATCGACCGGTCCGCGATCGTCGGTGCTGAGCGAGATCAGGCTCTCGCTGGCGGCGCGGAGATCGCTGGCGGCCTGAGCGAACGAGCGCGTGGCGTCGTAGATCAGTTCGCCTTCGAGTTCGCGCGTCGTGGGACGCTGCAACAGCCGCCACGGGCTGCGACGCACTTCGAGCATCGTCAGCTTGGCCTGATCGCTGGCCAGACGCAGGTTGGCCAGCGCGCGACGGATGCCCGGCGTCTCGGTTTCCAGCAACATCGCCGCGTCGGCCGCCAGCGCGCGGCCATCGGCGCTGGCGGCTCGCGCGTTCTCGACGGTGTCCATGGCGGCGGGCAGCAGTTCTTCATTCGTTCGCGCGGTGATGTCGGCCAGGTCGGCCAGCACGCGATCGATGTTCGGGCGGTTGTCATCGATCGTGCCGCGAACGCTCTGGATGACCTCGCCCAGTTCGACGGTGCGCTCGTCGAGCCTGGAGGCGAGCGCGGTCCACACATCGATGCTCTCGCGGATCTCGCTCAGCGTACCGTCGACCTGGTCGCCCAGGCCCGGCAGCCTTTCGCGAAGATCGCCGGTGATCGAGCGTGCGTCGTCGAGCGCGAGAGTCAACTGGTCCATCGCCTGCCCGACGTCGGGCTCGATATCGGTCAGGATCCTGCTGACGCGCTCGCTGGTCTGGGCCAGCGATTCGATCGATCGACGGATGTTCTCCATGTCCTGGTCGTTCAAGCCCGTCTGGGCGAGCAGCCCCGGCGAGGGGCGGCCACGCACCATGCCACCTTCGGCCAGCGGCTGGCCTGCACCGACGCTGATGAAGTTCACGACCGTCCCCGTGCCAAGCAGCGGCACTTCAAGACGGACGATCGCGTCCTCGTGCAGCATCAAGTCATTGTCGATGTCGATGGATACGTCCAGCGCGCGGGCCGCGCCGCCTTCATCGGCCAGTTCGACTTCACTCACACTGCCCACCTTCATGCCGCCGACGCGCACCTCGGCGCCCGGGGCCAGCAGTCCGGCGTTATCCGAAAGCTCGAACCGCACGACGTAGGACTTCGTCGGCGTCAGCGCCGCCGACAGGTCGCTCAGGATGGCCGTCACCAGCACCGCCAGGGCCACGGCAGCGATAAAGAACGCCCCCACGATCGCGTTTCGTCCACGTGCCGGCGGCATTGGCGTCCCCGTCCCTTCGAGCGTGCATCAGGCCTGCAGGATCCGCCGAAGCCGTTGCAGCACGCTTTCGTCTTCGGTCCTGGGAACGATACGCGACGGCTCCACGCTGCGCATGCCGGGCACTCCCGGTCGCACGCCCAGGATGTC
This portion of the Phycisphaerales bacterium genome encodes:
- a CDS encoding MlaD family protein — protein: MPPARGRNAIVGAFFIAAVALAVLVTAILSDLSAALTPTKSYVVRFELSDNAGLLAPGAEVRVGGMKVGSVSEVELADEGGAARALDVSIDIDNDLMLHEDAIVRLEVPLLGTGTVVNFISVGAGQPLAEGGMVRGRPSPGLLAQTGLNDQDMENIRRSIESLAQTSERVSRILTDIEPDVGQAMDQLTLALDDARSITGDLRERLPGLGDQVDGTLSEIRESIDVWTALASRLDERTVELGEVIQSVRGTIDDNRPNIDRVLADLADITARTNEELLPAAMDTVENARAASADGRALAADAAMLLETETPGIRRALANLRLASDQAKLTMLEVRRSPWRLLQRPTTRELEGELIYDATRSFAQAASDLRAASESLISLSTDDRGPVDLPGRQRAIEELHEQLMSSFTRYRKAEQELLDRALELGAGEAAGPSNRGG